The nucleotide sequence gggtgtccctCTGTCCGGCCCTGAggccgtgtcccctgtccctctgtccaaGGCTGTGTCCGCTGTCCCTCTgtccagccctgtccctctgtccaaGGCTGTGGCTGACCCAGCTGTggatgtccctgtgtccatccccgtccctctgtccatccccgTCCCTGTGTCCGACCCGGCCCTGGGCTGTCCGTTCCGTGTCCGTGTGCCcggccctgtccctgtgtccatccctgtccctgtgtccgaCCCGGCTCTGGGCTGTCCGTTCCGTGTCCGTGTGCCCggccgtgtccctgtgtccgaGGCCATgtccagccctgtccctctgtccatccctgtccctcagtCCGACCCCGCCCTGGGCTGTCCGTTCCGTGTCCGTGTGCCCggccgtgtccccgtgtccggCCCCGAGGCCGTGGCCGCCCGCCAGGCCGGGCTGTGGCCGTGGTGGGGCCGGGGTCCCTCGGGGTCGCGGCCGCCATCGCTGTCCCCGGCGCAGGTGGGCGTGGCCCGGGTGGCCCTGGCGGTggcgcgggcggcgggggcggggcggggggcgggggcggcggcgctggaCCCCCGGAGCGGGCGGGTGCTGGCCgtgggctgggacaggagaggggacactggggacaccaatgGGGACATCAATGGGGACATCAATGGGGACGGGTGGCACCCGCTGCGGCACGCCGCCATGGACTGCATCGCACGCGTGGCACGGGCACGgcgaggggacagtggggacacggggagggcACGGTGTCACCAAGGgcgaggggacacgggggacacagggagggcacGGTGTCACCAAGGGCGTGGGGACACCAAggacagggacattggggacacggggaacaatggggacaatggggacagggacagcaaggACAAGGACATGGGAGGGCACGGTTTCACCAAGGGCGTGGggacagcaaggacagggacaatggggacattggggacaatgggcacaacggggacacagggagggcacGGTGTCACcaaggacatggggacaccaaagacagggacactggggacaatggggacacagggagggcacGGTGTCACcaaggacatggggacaccaaagacagggacagtggggacaatggggacacggggaggaCACGGTGTCACCAAGGGCAAAGTGACAGcgaggacagggacagagggacagtgcGGTGTCAccgaggggacagcagggacagcatggggacagcGCGGTGTGGACACCCAAGGGACagcggggacatggggacagcgcAGTGTGGACACCCAGGGCAAagtgacattggggacaatggggacatggggacagcgcAGTGTGGCCACCAAGGGCGCGGTGGCGTCGTCACCAGgggtggtggcactgtcacGGGGAGGGTGCGGCGCAGGGGACACCCCGGGGACGGCAGCGTCGGGGCCAAGGTGGCCAAATTCAGGGCTGGTGACGTCATCGCCGCTCGCGGTGACGTCATCGCTGCTCATGGTGACGTCATCGCCGGCCACCGTGATGTCCCCATGGACCTCATGGGTCGCGTCATCCCTGGGGTGGCCAAGGACCCCGGTGCCACCCCAGGTGACACCAATGACGTCACCACACCTGGCATCCCCATGGACCTGAAGGGTGACATCATCCCTGGGGTGACCAAGGACCCCGATGCCACCTCTGGTGCCACCTCTGGTGCCACCAATGACGTCACCATCCATGACATCCCCATGGACCTGAAGGGTCAAGTGACCAAGGACCCCGGTGCCACCCCTGATGCCACCTCTGGAGTCACCTTTGGAGCCACCCCTGATGCCACCAACGATGTCACCACACCTGACATCCCCATGGACCTGAAGGGTCAAGTGACCGAGGACCCAGATGCCACCTCTGGAGCCACCTCTGGTGCCACCTCTGGTGCCACCAATGACGTCACCATCCATGACATCCCCATGGACCTGAAGGGTCAAGTGACCAAGGACCCTGGTGCCACCTCTGATGCCACCTCTGGAGCCACCTCTGATGCCACCTCTGGTGCCACCTCTGGTGCCACCAATGCCGTCACCATCCATGACATCCCCATGGGCCTGAAGGGTCAAGTGACCAAGGACCCTCGTGCCACCTCTGATGCCACCACACCTGGCATCCCCATGGACCTGAAGGGTCAAGTGACCAAGGACCCCGGTGCCACCTCTGATGCCACCTTTGGAGCCACCTCTGGTGCCACCGCCACCGTGGCCGCTCCCATTGTCCCCCTGGACCTGCTGTC is from Agelaius phoeniceus isolate bAgePho1 chromosome 36, bAgePho1.hap1, whole genome shotgun sequence and encodes:
- the LOC143696494 gene encoding uncharacterized protein LOC143696494 — its product is MQAGGGGALQGRGGRARCSGWREPGAPMDVGEGPPPSLPPPRAVPWWGEGRGRGLPVWGGWAAPLLRPRETPRLLRALAPLPPHLPHLKRVRAGPGGAELLLGIDPAHAPIDYIIADDDSDDVTDYVTATPGAETWTSNTSKTSDTSATSNTSNTSDTSATSGTKDSNGTKDTSATSDTSKTSNTKDSNDTSATSNTSATSATSKTSNTKDSNDTSNTSKTSATSATSKTSNTKDSNDTSDTSATSVIPVPLSKAVADPAVDVPVSIPVPLSIPVPVSDPALGCPFRVRVPGPVPVSIPVPVSDPALGCPFRVRVPGRVPVSEAMSSPVPLSIPVPQSDPALGCPFRVRVPGRVPVSGPEAVAARQAGLWPWWGRGPSGSRPPSLSPAQVGVARVALAVARAAGAGRGAGAAALDPRSGRVLAVGWDRRGDTGDTNGDINGDINGDGWHPLRHAAMDCIARVARARRGDSGDTGRQWGQGQQGQGHGRARFHQGRGDSKDRDNGDIGDNGHNGDTGRARCHQGHGDTKDRDTGDNGDTGRARCHQGHGDTKDRDSGDNGDTGRTRCHQGQSDSEDRDRGTVRCHRGDSRDSMGTARCGHPRDSGDMGTAQCGHPGQSDIGDNGDMGTAQCGHQGRGGVVTRGGGTVTGRVRRRGHPGDGSVGAKVAKFRAGDVIAARGDVIAAHGDVIAGHRDVPMDLMGRVIPGVAKDPGATPGDTNDVTTPGIPMDLKGDIIPGVTKDPDATSGATSGATNDVTIHDIPMDLKGQVTKDPGATPDATSGVTFGATPDATNDVTTPDIPMDLKGQVTEDPDATSGATSGATSGATNDVTIHDIPMDLKGQVTKDPGATSDATSDATTPGIPMDLKGQVTKDPGATSDATFGATSGATATVAAPIVPLDLLSLGDVPMDLTGHIIPGAAEEPEAAPGDTDDVTGGYLLSGCDVFVTREPCALCAMALLHARVRRVFYGHPCPQGALGTRYGLHGHPRLNHRYRVWMVPLTGQTGSTGSDGSDGDNGDNGS